Proteins encoded together in one Saccopteryx leptura isolate mSacLep1 chromosome 7, mSacLep1_pri_phased_curated, whole genome shotgun sequence window:
- the FAM124B gene encoding protein FAM124B translates to MDETQEPLAMTVHLLAHAGHGSLLQHTLDQLLDCICPEVRLFLVSERASPVRNHDRGHPRRSRFPGMSVLLFLHESLGEERLFRVLESLQRWPWQCYPAPKAQGKPRPYLLADQEFYSLDSQMPVWGVRQVHCGTEILRVTLYCAFDNYEDAISLYEMILQREAAVQKSSFCFFVLYATESFTLQLSLKQLPLGMSVDPKESSVLQFKVQEIGQLVPLLPHPCVPISRSRWQTQDYDGNKILLQIASNPGLGVRESELSFLNGASGADTLPQGSQGALVSTRRTLELRRRRSRGRRFKVGSLEFPEPSGSPASHSAPGTSRERGSSRASVPGTGALLPLRSTHPEPGARRKVFSRENGLEKLEAETNVDTGCTVVSSEPRPSFLNRLPRALHSSQPPPASSVGAAASRSNRASKGRVHLLSLAAHRDLGARKIISKGPLHLPAQGEEKEGGEEEFFI, encoded by the exons ATGGACGAGACCCAAGAGCCTCTGGCCATGACTGTCCACCTCCTTGCCCACGCTGGGCATGGCTCGCTTCTGCAGCACACTCTGGACCAGCTCCTGGACTGCATCTGCCCGGAGGTCCGTCTCTTCCTGGTGTCAGAGCGGGCCAGTCCCGTGAGGAACCATGACAGGGGCCACCCCAGGCGATCCCGCTTCCCGGGGAtgtctgttttgctttttctgcACGAAAGCCTCGGAGAGGAGCGGCTGTTCCGCGTGCTGGAATCCTTGCAGCGGTGGCCGTGGCAGTGCTACCCTGCCCCCAAGGCGCAGGGGAAGCCCCGTCCCTACCTTCTTGCCGACCAGGAGTTCTACAGCCTGGACAGTCAGATGCCCGTCTGGGGCGTGAGGCAGGTGCACTGCGGCACCGAGATCCTGAGAGTGACGCTCTACTGCGCCTTTGATAACTACGAGGACGCCATCAGCCTCTACGAGATGATCCTGCAGAGAGAGGCCGCCGTGCAGAAGAGCAGCTTCTGTTTCTTTGTGCTCTACGCCACCGAGAGCTTCACCCTGCAGCTGTCGCTGAAGCAGCTGCCCCTCGGAATGTCGGTGGACCCCAAGGAGTCTTCGGTGCTGCAGTTTAAGGTTCAAGAGATTGGCCAGTTAGTGCCTCTCTTGCCCCATCCGTGTGTCCCCATCAGCCGCAGCAGGTGGCAAACGCAGGACTACGATGGCAACAAGATTCTGCTCCAG ATCGCCTCGAACCCAGGACTTGGTGTTAGGGAAAGCGAGCTTTCCTTTCTGAACGGTGCCTCCGGAGCAGACACGCTGCCCCAGGGCTCCCAGGGGGCCCTCGTCTCCACGAGGAGGACCCTCGAGCTGAGAAGGCGGAGGAGCCGGGGCCGGAGGTTCAAGGTGGGTTCTCTGGAGTTCCCCGAGCCCAGCGGGAGCCCAGCGTCACACAGCGCCCCCGGCACCTCGCGGGAAAGGGGCTCGTCCCGGGCCAGCGTCCCGGGCACAGGGGCCCTGCTGCCCCTGCGCTCCACCCACCCCGAGCCTGGAGCCAGAAGGAAGGTCTTCAGTCGGGAAAACGGCTTGgagaagctggaggcagagacCAATGTTGACACGGGGTGCACCGTGGTCAGCTCtgaacccaggccatcttttctgAACAGACTCCCCAGGGCTCTGCACAGCAGCCAGCCGCCGCCAGCCTCCTCCGTAGGGGCCGCTGCCTCCAGAAGCAACAGAGCCTCGAAGGGAAGGGTCCATCTTCTGTCACTTGCTGCCCACAGGGACCTTGGTGCAAGGAAGATCATCTCCAAAGGCCCCCTTCACCTACCGGctcagggggaagagaaagaaggcgGAGAagaagaattctttatatag